In Aliarcobacter faecis, a genomic segment contains:
- a CDS encoding Fe(3+) ABC transporter substrate-binding protein gives MLKKLALSSLLLSNFLFASSEVNVYSQRHYDSDKILFKEFEEKTGIKVNLITAKAEELVSRLSIEGANSPADILITADIGNLYEAKQRELLQSSSSKTLEENIPAHLRDEDGKWFALTKRARLFVYNPKTVNPKDLDDYFSLTKPQFKGKVITRTSTHPYNKSLLASIIAHNGEEKALEFVEGLVNNFARNPKGADKDQIRAVASGEADIAIVNSYYLGVMANSGDKVDEEIAKEVKVFFPAQNSTGTHINISGAGVTKFAPNKDNAIKLIEFLTSVEAQGELAQGNYEYPVNPKVKPAGIVASWGEFKEDKIPLNEVGKYTKKAVEIATKGNWK, from the coding sequence ATGTTAAAAAAATTAGCCTTAAGTTCACTTTTACTCTCAAATTTTCTATTTGCAAGTAGTGAAGTAAATGTATATTCACAAAGACACTACGACTCTGATAAAATTTTATTTAAAGAATTTGAAGAGAAAACAGGAATAAAGGTAAATCTTATAACTGCAAAAGCTGAAGAGTTGGTATCACGACTCTCTATTGAAGGTGCGAATAGCCCTGCCGATATACTTATAACTGCTGATATTGGAAATTTATATGAAGCGAAACAAAGGGAACTTCTTCAAAGTTCAAGCTCTAAAACTTTAGAAGAAAATATTCCAGCTCACCTAAGAGATGAAGATGGAAAATGGTTTGCTCTTACAAAAAGAGCTAGACTCTTTGTTTATAATCCAAAAACTGTAAATCCAAAAGATTTAGATGATTATTTCTCTCTTACAAAACCACAGTTTAAAGGGAAAGTAATAACTAGAACTTCTACACATCCTTACAATAAATCTCTTCTTGCCTCTATAATTGCACATAATGGAGAAGAGAAAGCTTTAGAATTTGTTGAAGGATTAGTAAATAATTTTGCAAGAAATCCAAAAGGTGCTGATAAAGACCAAATTAGAGCAGTAGCTTCAGGTGAAGCTGATATTGCCATTGTAAACTCTTACTACTTAGGAGTTATGGCAAATAGTGGAGATAAAGTTGATGAAGAAATTGCAAAAGAGGTAAAAGTGTTTTTTCCTGCACAAAATTCAACTGGAACTCACATAAATATCTCTGGTGCTGGTGTTACTAAATTTGCTCCAAATAAAGATAATGCTATAAAACTAATTGAATTTTTAACAAGTGTTGAAGCACAAGGTGAATTAGCACAAGGGAACTATGAATATCCAGTAAATCCAAAAGTTAAACCAGCAGGAATTGTTGCTTCTTGGGGAGAGTTTAAAGAGGATAAAATTCCTTTAAATGAAGTAGGAAAATATACAAAAAAAGCTGTTGAAATAGCAACAAAAGGAAATTGGAAATAA